The Triticum aestivum cultivar Chinese Spring chromosome 4B, IWGSC CS RefSeq v2.1, whole genome shotgun sequence sequence AATATGGCGAGATTGTCTCATCATAATAATACTCACAGTCAGTTCAGATTAAACTAGCAATTACTAAATATTTTGGTTATGAAATATAATAGATGGATGACAAAATGATTCCGATGATATGGAAATAGAACCGAGGTTGTATATTTGATATGACCCAAGGTAATTTTGTCGATCCAGATGATGATAGTAAGTGTGCAAATCTGAAGCATGCATAGTGGAGTTGGAATTTCGTCATAATGAAACGGTCAAATAATTTGATTTAGTCGAGGAATGCGAAGATGGTTGTATtcacaagaaagtaagtgggagcatgataCTATTTGTAAACACtatatgtgcatgacatattgttgattggaaatttcTTGACACAGATTAAGACTTAATTGAAACTAGTTTTTTTAGCAAAGTAATTAGGCAATATATAGTCCtggtattaggcataatgatctattgAGATAGTAGCGTCAAATCAGGCTTagccaaaatacatattgacaaagTAACAATGCAGTTTAGTATGAAAAATGCCAAGAAGAGTTTCTTGTCAAAGTCACAGGAAGGAATTCTTAGCAAAAGTGGTATCTTGAAATACTGATGAGTGAAATACATGATTTCAATCACACATGTGttaattccatggtatgtaaataaACCATATATGTCCAGTACTCCAAGTAAGCTGTGAGTAAAGTTACCAGAATGGTCAAATTGTTCATCATAGGACAACAGTGAAAAATGTCGTTGAGTACTGACGACATGTTCTCATGTACGGAGAAGATGAAGagattgtattattatatttccatattcataattaagtgtttatatttcatgctattactgctatgatcctggaatatgtgattcaacggaaaactcatatgcacgtgtgaaatgatgaACGGATAAAAcaaaggttcctagtctcgcctcttagactagctcaagtgttgctgGTGATCACattttctggatcttaggatatcgttaagtgtaacgatagtcctaaaacaacagtGAGCTTATGATGTTGGAAGAACTATCATATTGAAtcaacccaaacttgtttgttatgaattgacaTAATATCGTCTATAATCAATTGTAATAGCATATAGTGTTAACAtgtgattttgctccttagaccatgagagtatcgtagtcacttcttactgtacaatggactttggggttgctcaaacatcactTGTAACACGGTGATTATAACGATAACTTAGAGGTTCAGCGAAAAGTTTGACAGGTGACTAGAtaactcaagagtgggatttgctccttcgacgttggagagatattcttagggccctctcgatgtGATGGAATCCATcgtcgtctggccagacacaggtgacttcaTCAGGGGGATGCcagaacacaataacgagaaagaaaaacaaaaccgGAACGAGGATAACGATATAGTGAAcatgtgatgactcaggaggatacccgATGCGTCTTGGGTCTTGTGTAGTGtcatgaagcaaagggaacatcacatgataaccaaaggttcactcgaatatcattcgtgtgctcatagggatcaatatggacATCCACGGTTCCACTGGCGATCATTGCACGAACGAGttcattcatgtctatgagttaccaaaccgacggggtcacaagcttaaggaaatCACGATCCACTGATTGTTAGTAGGACAGGAGTGATGAGAATAtttttgtggaattgtttcattaatattcggaatagttccgagaggatccggaagcgttccggggtcaccggaagggtttcggagaGTATGGGGTAATACTGGGTATTACCGATAAATATATAATGATGGAAAATGTTTCTAGGAATGTTATATATATAAAAGGTTCTaaattttttagaacacttttatatttaatttaatacaaACGGATCTAAAATGCCAagtggtggaaggcaacttgggccaccaaGGCCCAAGTGGAGTAGGCGCCCCCCTTATGGAAGGGGTGGCCGAATTGGACTACGGGAGGAGGATGAGGAAtccttccccttgaactttccctcCTTGGCGGTTGACCTCTCCCTCTCCTCAAACCTATATATAATAAGCTTTTTTCTctattgagacacacaagtttggagcCTCCTCTGgcccctctagttctagttctattTGATCCTTGCTGATCTAATTAGAGATAGAcaaatcctcataattagaagtccaGTGTGGTTTTaatatcctccctctaattcttcggAAATGATTAGCTCTGGACGATGAAACGCTGTCGGATCGTGAAGGTTGCACGCTTGACCAAGTAGAGAGGTCATGCTTTCGATCTTCGGTTTGCGGAATCATTCATCGATGGTTTGAGGGActtcaagtatgatctacaccggcACATTCTTTTTTcgctgcaactcggtgacggtaacgaTAGTGATCACTACCTGTTATGCATCTTCgtattgatcttgggtgtgcgtaggcaCGGTTTTTTTGGTTTTCTACTACATTTTCCAATAGGTAACAGGATCAAGGGTGTGTGTAGAGGGGGCCCCAAGCTGGTGATCTTGGCTACATGATAACAGGACAACGAGGGACATGATTGTTTACCCAGGTTGAGACCCTGTTAAAGAGGTAAACTCTACGTCTTGCGTTTGTTGTCGATTGTGGATGGAGTACAAAGTAcatgatgatctacctcgagatcgtatgtaaATGAATCTAATCTATCGAATATATCAAATATGGTCtgtcgactagcctagcctcgacTTATATAATGTACATGAGGCCTAGGATTTAGAAGAGTCCtcgtcttgtgcgccaagtcttaTGGAATATTCCTTGTATACGTCATGGGCTGCTCGAATAGGCCTAGTAATTAACCGCCATGAGGGTCCTCGGCGCAGCCCTCCTAggcgggagacgacatggtgagtaagccctagtccaggacaccatcaatatAGCCGAAAGTTTTATCCACATTGCTGACCTTCTTAGTCGTTGCCATTTCTAGAAAAGCTCATAGTATGATCATCAAACATATTCCCCCAAAGCCTTCGACTCTCAGCATCCTCTCACACCAGGGATTCTCAAACACTGGTGCACCTAGATTTCATTCCTCCTCGCCTTAGTTGTCCTACTAAACAAGGTATCCAGAGACTGGATCAAATGCAAAAATGGCTTTCGTGAGGGTGATTGTCTCTCCCTTGCCTCTTCATATCGTTATCGATCTTCTTCAATGAATGACCCAAAATGCTCGCTCCGGTGTTTGCTTCGCCATCGTCTCTACCTTGACCTACCACCCTCCGTACTTCAAGCAATGGGAAGTGATGGCATTTATTGTATGCTTGCATCACTATATACAAATGCACTGTGAAGTTATACAAGTATTGTCCGATCAAGTGTCGTGGAAGACAACACATACATAATAACAATATCTAGCAACTGGTCATCATGGGAGGTGAGAATAGGAAGAGCCAAATTTAATAGTAAAGTTAATTCACACAACTTTCTTCAACTTGGCAAAATTAGTCGAGATAAACCCGTCCACCCAAGAAATCAAATGCACTTATCATTATTATGAAAATACAAGGTCATGATTGGCAAGTTTGGGTCTAAACTAACTAGTTATGAAAAAAATTGGTAGTTGCGTAGGTATGACCACGTTGATAACTGGTCTCATTCAGCATGTGTTTTTCCTTTAGTTGTTACTCGTGAATGCTACTAAAGTGTTTTTGGGTTGGTTTCAAGAAGAAGAAAATTGGCCAATTGGGTACCTCCCATCAAGACTGAGACAAGATAACTATAATTAATGATAAGTTGACGACAATGACAAATGCCTCCTCCCAAAGTATAGATTAGTGCAAGTTTAGCGAAGTACTTGGGACAAATAGTAATGTAGTAACCGGTAGTGTGGTTACAACTGCTTGTTCATTACTAATCGAAGTCTCTTAGTGGGGATGGTCCCACTAAAACTTGAGGGGTTTAGAAAGGTACTTTTGTTATAAGCACGAAAAACTTATTACTTCCTCTGTCTCTCTAAGAAGGTCCGCTCTAATCATCAACTGGACCACTCATATTATGGAGAAGTATATCAATGAATTTTGATTTAAAACAAAATTTCAATGTACACTTTTTACGGGTTATACAATTCATAATTTATTGAACAAATTGATGTTTTAGAAATACAAATTGGTCCTCTATTTTGAATCGAAGAAATACTAATGTAAGTGTAGTGGAGAgtacttttcctattataagataTATTACCGATACATCCTAGGTCTAGCTTCTGTAGTGGGACTTATTAGAAATTGGAAAATTGTAAAGTGGCCACCAGTCAAATTGTGTACGTTTGGTCAACTATAATGCTACCTGCGGGCCTAACTACGATGTTCAATGATTTTCTTTTCAGTACACTCCATTGGATTCGTTTAACAAGTATGATGATTTGTCGGGACGTTTGATGTCAAGGACTTCAAAACTTCGTTTGATGCAGCTTTCTCTTTGTTCGACAAAAGCTACattattttttagttttcttttgaaGATAGCGGTATGTTCCTTACAAAAATAAGAAGGAGATAGCGGTATGTACTATGAGTACTATTATTTTTTTGACGGGTACTACGAGTACTACTTTGCAGCATTGCATAGATCACATCACGCCTGAAGACCGAGTCTAACTTTTATTCTTTTATTTTTGAAGTAGTCCAACCTTTTTTCTTGAGGGGTTGAAGTAGTCCAACTAGGCTGGGCATGATGGACATGGAGCATGTACTCCCGAGTTCAAATGCTCTCTGATGAATAGtaaaactgaaaaaaaaatcaaaagacAAATCTTTTGTGTTTGTAAAAATTTATCATAAAATGACATTTCTGAAAGTCCTGGTAAAAgaacaaaatcgatgctccaaaagtGCTGATTTGCtttttttttttgccatgacttctaCGAATGTTGTTTCAGTATGAAAATTTCCAAGCACTGAGAACATTTGTTAAAGTTTTCAccgaaaaaaattcagattttaaAATTTTGTTTGCATTATTTCAAAATTTACTGTTCATCTCGAGTTCAAACGAGCTTGGGAGTAGAAGGCGACTTCCGGGGCATGAGCTACTTCTCTATTTGTTCTTTCAAGCCTTTTTAGGGGAATTTGTTCTTTTGAGCTGGTCATTCAGGAGCTCCCAGCGATCACTTGGGGGTAGGTTGAGAGTGCGCCACTGTTGCGCTCCCTTCGGATTTTTTTCCTAcatgtttttggctttttaaacgatttttttcggttttccaccggtctGTGTTAGTTTTTGGGAAAAAATTTGTGCAAAACACATGTTTTTTTCCGCAAGAGGCATGGCCATGCCTCTCAGAAACGGGAAAcatgcgttttttgttttttttcacgAAAGACACGGTtatgctttcgtgagaggcacggccgtgcctctcgaaaacgaaaataacgcattttctgtttctttttcttccaTGAGATGCACGATTGTGATCTCGTGAGAGGCCGCACCTCtcgaaaacaacaaaaaaatgtcttttctatttttttcttccgcaggaggtacggttttgcttccgcgagaggcatggctgtgcctctcagaaacgaaaaaatgtgttttctattttcttttcgcgagagtcacgtttgcgctttcgcgagaggcacggttgtgcctctttcagaaaggaaaaaaaatatgctTCCGGCTCGATTTTTTCGTGAAAACAAAAAATCTTCAATACCTATCAATATGAGTTCTACTTTTGAAGATTTCGACGTGAGAAACCAAACGGTTCAAAATTTGGAtgcacgatttaagagataaaaatgttttgaataaacagatGTATGAAAAAAAAATCTCAGGTTGCGACAAATGACGCACATGAAAAGGTGAAAGTGATCTTTAAAAGAGTACTCCTTAACTAGTTTTTTTTTTGAGTCTAGTACTCTGATTTCGGTCACAGGAGCTTGAAGGGTGAACTGGTGAGTCGGCGAGGCCCAACCGCCGTTGCCAATCAAACAACACTCGGCCTGATAAGCTATGCCGCAACCGACTTCAGCCCACGGGCGCGTCAGACCCGTCCAGTACCCGGCCCACCACACGAGCGACCCAACCAACCGGCGCCAAGCTCTCTCCGACCCCTCCGTGTCCATCGTCTTCCTCCCCGCCTCGCTACACAAACCCTAGCTAGACCGTCGCTACCTCCACCTTGCCCGCCGTCCATGTCGAAGCGACCGAGGCTCGAGGGCTTCAGCATCCCGCGTCCCACCCCATACAGCTTCGAGCGCTCCCAACCCGCGCCGCGCCTCTACGTCCCCGCCGATGACGACCTCGACGACATCGCCTTCTCTGACGACGCAGCCGCACCCTCGGACGCCGCGGAGGgcggcaaggcggaggacgacgagaTCGACCCGCTCGACGCGTTCATGGCAGAGATCCAGGAGGAGATccgcgcgccgcccccgccgcccaagCCCGAGGCACTCCGCCCCGCGGATTCCGATGAGGACGACGACCCAATGGAGAGCTTCCTGcgggccaagaaggacgccgggcTCACGCTTGCTGCCGACGTCATGAACGCTGGGTATAACTCCGACGAGGAGGTGTACGCTGCCGCTAAGGCCGTCGACGCCGGCATGATGGAGTACGACTCCGACGACAACTCCATAGTAGTCGACAAGAGGAAGATAGAGCCCATACCACCACTGGACCATTCGACCATCGAGTACGAGCCCTTCACCAAGGATTTCTACGAGGAGAAGCCGTCAGTTTCAGGTGAAGCATATCTTACCGTTTGATTGAGCTTATGTATCGTTAACTGTTAAATTGGCGTCCTGTGTAGGTTACACTGTTAAGCTACTTCAGTTTGATCTCACCATATGAAGCCTGACCAGAGGTCACAAGGGATGAACCAGAATAGTCTATATTGGATGCTAACATCCAAATGTTCTGTTGGCTGTGAACAAAAATGATGCCCTACAAGGGTCCGGGATCACTATTTTGAATTCCATGCTTATTGTTCGAGTGTTGGCTATTAGAATAGATGCATCTCTGTTATTTTGAGATGGCAGGCACCGCGTCATCACTTCTTTACACAATCGCCAGTCTCCAGTTACCCTCCGTGAGACAACAGTCAGAGAGCCATAATATTGCTTTGTTTTTCAGCGCTGTATTCACTTTGATTGCTAATCAATTTCTTAAGAAATTGATACATTTCTGTTGTGCATCTGGTGTCTCGTTCCCCGTCTGCTGACATTGCTAAATAATTAGTGTAATGAAGTCTCTTTATGTTACAAGCCATTGCAACTGAAATCTTGCAAGTACTTGTACATGTTTGTGCGAACTAGCATGATGTAAATTGATTATAACTTTTGCTGGTTGTTCTTGCTCATTGTTTATGGTTTGGCAATTCCTACTTGAAGGTATTTATTGAATTTCTCTATTTGTCTCTTGTAGGGATGAGTGTGGAAGAGGTGTCTGATTATATGAAAAGTTTGGCAATCCGGGTTTCAGGCTTTGATGTGCCAAGGCCAGTTAAAAACTTTGAGGATTGTGGGTTTCCTGTTCCATTGATGAATGCTATTGCCAAGCAGGGTTATGAAAAGCCGACAACAATTCAGTGCCAGGCTTTACCTATTGTCCTTTCAGGTAGAGATATCATTGGTATTGCGAAAACTGGTTCAGGCAAGACCGCAGCATTTGTACTCCCTATGATTGTTCACATTATGGATCAGCCTGAGCTTCAGAAGGAAGAAGGTCCAATAGGAGTCATATGTGCTCCAACAAGAGAATTGGCACATCAGATATATCTCGAAGCTAAGAAGTTTGCAAAGCCTTACAATCTTCAAGTTGCTGCTGTTTATGGTGGTGTTTCCAAATTTGAACAGTTTAAAGAACTGAAATCAGGCTGTGAAATAGTCGTTGCTACCCCAGGGAGACTGATAGACTTGCTTAAGATGAAGGCACTGAAGATGTTTAGGGCAACTTATCTGGTTCTTGATGAAGCTGATCGCATGTTTGATCTTGGGTTCGAGCCTCAGATACGATCCATTGTTGGTCAAATTAGACCAGACCGACAAACCTTGCTTTTTTCTGCAACAATGCCATACAAAGTGGAACGATTGGCTAGAGAAATTTTGACTGACCCTATTCGAGTCACAGTTGGTCAAGTTGGTAGTGCTAATGAAGACATTAAACAAGTTGTGAATGTACTCCCTTCTGATGCTGAGAAAATGCCATGGCTTCTCGAGAAAATGCCTGGTATGATTGATGATGGAGACGTGCTTGTATTTGCAACTAAGAAGGCTCGAGTCGATGAGGTTGAGAACCAGTTGAATCAGCATGGATTCAAAGTTGCTGCACTTCATGGTGACAAGGATCAAGCATCTCGGATGGAGACACTGCAGAAGTTCAAGTCTGGGATTTACCATGTTCTTGTTGCAACTGATGTTGCTGCACGTGGTCTGGACATAAAGTCAATTAAAACAGTTGTCAACTTTGATATTGCAAAAGAAATGGATATGCATATTCACCGCATTGGAAGAACTGGCCGGGCTGGTGATAAAGATGGCACCGCATATACTCTTATTACACAGAAAGAATCACGATTTGCAGGTGAATTGGTTCATAGTTTAATTGCTGCTGGTCAAGATGTGCCCAACGAACTTATGGACCTGGCAATGAAGGTGGGTTCCTGGTAACTTATTTTGTGAATTTTACGTGTTCTCTGTTCTGTCAGCTGCTAAAATACGTACTATTATTATAGTTTGCCTAGTCATCCTACCATGAGTACAACCCCTATTCTAAACCGACTGTTGTTTGAATTCCAGGATGGCAGGTTCAGAGCTAACCGTGACTCCAGAAAAGGTTCGTCCTGTTTATTTAGTTACACAGGAGGTGATATAGATGCATCCTTTTGGAAACTGATTATACTAACGAAATAATTATGCTTGACCAGGTGGGAAGAAAGGTGGCAAAGGAAagagtggtggaggtggtggtgggggcggcggcgggggtggcggTGCGCGTGGGCGTGGGCGTGGCATACGTGGAGTTGATTTTGGCCTTGGCATTGGCTATGGTTCTGAATCAGGGCCACAAGTACCTGCTCCAAGATCTGCCACTGTAAACGTGTTGAAGACGGGGATGATGCAAAATTTTAAGAGTAGCTTTGTCTCGGCGTCTTCGAGTGCGCCAGGCAACAGTGCACCTTTGAGGGGTGCACCTTTTGTAAAACCCGCACTTCGTGGTTTTGTTTCCGGTGGTACCATAGGAGGGGATTCAGGTGCAGCGAGACCAGCACCACCGGCGCCCTCATTTGTTCCTGCGTCCAGGCCAGCAGGAAACACTAACGAAAACGGGAACACAAACCCTGAAAGGTATGTGGCTCGCGATGATAAGTCGGTGCAGATAATCATCCTGCTGATATTTCCAGTACTAGTACTTGGCCATGCTCAGTATTCAGTGTGCTAACCACCGTTCAAAATTCCCGTATATTGCAGCTCGAAGGATCAACGGAGGGAGAGAAAGCGGCCATCTGGGTGGGATCGCTAGTAGGCTTTTGAACTCCAAATGTACCAAAATTGCCTCCAGTTTTGTTTTGTTACCTTCACGGAACATATTGTTGTAGATTGTAGATTACATGATGTGAATGATAAAATTGCTGTTCCTACACCCAACTGAATTGTCTATTCTTTATGTTTGTCCTATCAAAATGTGGAGATCACTATCGAGTATGGTAAATTTGGTTTTGAGACACCTATCATCTCTTGCCTTAAGTTTAGGCACACTAATCTTCTACTCTTTGGTCAGTGTCATTACAAAAAGTATGTCAATCTGCTGACTCCGGAACCATTACATATCATCTCTTATGAAATCAGGATAGAGATGCCGGGGAGTTGCAGTTCAAATAAACCATCCGAAATGAGGAATCATGTGATGTATCTCTTGTGTGCCTGCTTGCTTGTGGCCACATTACTTTCTTTTTAATGTGCTTTGTTGTTGCTGGAGACGTGAAATGGTGACTAGGTTTGGAGCTTATAGTCAGGTGCCTATTGCCTAATCATGTTACGAACCATTTGCGAGGGAATTTCACGAACCATATTTGATTTAGACTAGCAAACATGATTGTACGCACCAAACTTAGCAAGCATGTCATAAGACACCATGTCCACCAAACTTACGCCCTGTTTGGAATCTCTCCCGTCCGCTCCACTCCgcggagctccaggagctcggtttGAGCTGCTCCGTGGAAATAAGCTGCAGTTTCCTCCGCTCCGGGAGCGCAGTCCAGGGAGCGGAGAGGAACCGAACAGGCCCTTAGTAAGCATGTCATAAGACACCATGTCCATGTCTTCTATTTCAATACTATGAGCTACCTCACCTATATTGCCACTTATCCTCCTACCCTAGGAAGCACCCTTGCACGCCCTactcctatgagcacctctgaaataCCAAGTCGGGTGTGTTTTAGTAGTGTGTCTTAGTAGTCAATGGGAACATCTTCTCTCACCGAGCGGACATCCCGCGAAAAGTCCGAAATAAATTTAGAAAAATACAAGCATCAGTGGCAAGCCTAGGAGTTGAATCCTGGTGTGTTGGTTTCACTGCAACGAATTTGATTATTTTAACTATGCTCAGTTTGTCAACGAATCAGAGCTAGCTGAGAATCATGGTAAGTTGTTGCTCTTTTCCGATATTGTTGCTTTGCCGCGGATCCATTATTAATGGATTGTTCTCTCCTCTGTACTGTCCTTCTGTTTGTTGGTTGTTGAGGAGGCCGGTTGATGTTACAGATAATCTGCAAACGTATATAAATTGACAAGAGTCAGTTTATGTCAGCAAGGTGGGACTATTATGCACCCACATAATTTTGAGCACGGACGACAGGCCCAACCGAGCTACAAAAACAGCGTGAAGCCCAGCCGAGCGGACCTAACGAAAAAGTCGCACGACCAGAAATACCCAGGGAGAAGTGCGGGTTGATTTTTGGAAAGACAAGGGATTTTTGCAAAAGTTACGCGACGGTGAACCCCACAGAAGCGATaggtgctttattagtaggtaaaagATTGTTGAGTGCATGATGTGTTGAATAAAAGATGGGGTTTAGGCCTAT is a genomic window containing:
- the LOC123092332 gene encoding DEAD-box ATP-dependent RNA helicase 24, translating into MSKRPRLEGFSIPRPTPYSFERSQPAPRLYVPADDDLDDIAFSDDAAAPSDAAEGGKAEDDEIDPLDAFMAEIQEEIRAPPPPPKPEALRPADSDEDDDPMESFLRAKKDAGLTLAADVMNAGYNSDEEVYAAAKAVDAGMMEYDSDDNSIVVDKRKIEPIPPLDHSTIEYEPFTKDFYEEKPSVSGMSVEEVSDYMKSLAIRVSGFDVPRPVKNFEDCGFPVPLMNAIAKQGYEKPTTIQCQALPIVLSGRDIIGIAKTGSGKTAAFVLPMIVHIMDQPELQKEEGPIGVICAPTRELAHQIYLEAKKFAKPYNLQVAAVYGGVSKFEQFKELKSGCEIVVATPGRLIDLLKMKALKMFRATYLVLDEADRMFDLGFEPQIRSIVGQIRPDRQTLLFSATMPYKVERLAREILTDPIRVTVGQVGSANEDIKQVVNVLPSDAEKMPWLLEKMPGMIDDGDVLVFATKKARVDEVENQLNQHGFKVAALHGDKDQASRMETLQKFKSGIYHVLVATDVAARGLDIKSIKTVVNFDIAKEMDMHIHRIGRTGRAGDKDGTAYTLITQKESRFAGELVHSLIAAGQDVPNELMDLAMKDGRFRANRDSRKGGKKGGKGKSGGGGGGGGGGGGGARGRGRGIRGVDFGLGIGYGSESGPQVPAPRSATVNVLKTGMMQNFKSSFVSASSSAPGNSAPLRGAPFVKPALRGFVSGGTIGGDSGAARPAPPAPSFVPASRPAGNTNENGNTNPESSKDQRRERKRPSGWDR